A portion of the Enterobacter sp. SA187 genome contains these proteins:
- a CDS encoding glycerate kinase, which produces MKIVIAPDSYKESLSALDVATAIERGFKEIFPDAEYVKLPVADGGEGTVEAMVAATHGRKVQVKVTGPLGEPVAGFYGLSGDERSAFIEMAAASGLELVPAAKRDPLITTSWGTGELIRHALDAGVKHIIIGLGGSATNDGGAGMVQALGAKLLNAQGKSLGQGGGELETLARIDVSELDARLKTCRIEVACDVTNPLTGDQGASAIFGPQKGATGETVARLDHALHHYATIIQRDLDVDVLTLAGGGAAGGMGAGLYAFCGAELRRGIEIVTDALHLAEHVAGADLVITGEGRIDSQTVHGKVPVGVAKVAKRYNKPVIGIAGSLTADVGIVHEHGLDAVFSVIYTICSLDDALKNAGENVRMTARNVAAVLKAGRGLPPSA; this is translated from the coding sequence ATGAAAATAGTGATCGCACCGGACTCATACAAGGAAAGCCTGAGTGCCCTCGATGTCGCTACCGCCATTGAACGCGGTTTTAAAGAGATTTTCCCGGACGCGGAGTACGTCAAACTGCCGGTGGCAGATGGCGGCGAAGGCACGGTCGAAGCGATGGTGGCTGCCACCCACGGCAGAAAAGTGCAGGTTAAGGTGACCGGCCCGCTCGGCGAACCGGTAGCGGGTTTTTACGGTCTTTCCGGCGATGAGCGGAGCGCCTTTATTGAAATGGCCGCCGCCAGTGGTCTGGAACTGGTGCCTGCGGCAAAACGCGACCCATTAATTACAACATCCTGGGGGACGGGCGAGCTGATCCGTCACGCCCTCGACGCGGGCGTGAAACATATTATTATCGGGCTTGGCGGCAGTGCCACCAATGACGGCGGCGCCGGAATGGTACAGGCGCTGGGCGCGAAGCTGTTAAATGCGCAGGGGAAGTCGCTGGGGCAGGGCGGCGGCGAACTGGAAACGCTGGCGCGCATTGACGTCAGCGAACTGGATGCGCGCCTGAAAACCTGCCGCATAGAAGTGGCCTGTGACGTGACCAATCCGCTTACGGGTGACCAGGGGGCATCGGCGATTTTCGGTCCGCAAAAAGGCGCGACGGGCGAAACCGTTGCCCGTCTGGACCACGCGCTGCACCATTATGCGACGATCATTCAGCGCGATCTGGATGTGGATGTGCTGACGCTGGCAGGCGGGGGCGCGGCGGGCGGCATGGGGGCCGGGCTGTACGCATTTTGCGGCGCGGAGCTGCGTCGCGGCATTGAGATCGTCACCGACGCGCTGCATCTGGCGGAGCACGTTGCCGGTGCCGATCTGGTGATCACCGGCGAAGGGCGCATCGACAGCCAGACCGTGCACGGCAAAGTGCCGGTTGGTGTGGCGAAGGTCGCGAAGCGTTATAACAAACCGGTAATTGGTATTGCCGGCAGCCTGACGGCAGACGTGGGGATCGTCCATGAGCACGGACTGGACGCGGTATTCAGCGTCATCTACACCATTTGCTCACTGGACGACGCGCTGAAAAATGCCGGGGAAAACGTACGCATGACCGCGCGCAACGTCGCGGCGGTGTTAAAGGCCGGGCGGGGATTACCG